From the Amycolatopsis thermoflava N1165 genome, one window contains:
- a CDS encoding aminoglycoside phosphotransferase family protein has product MHGVTTDSKPAWDVLGAAATEAGIESEGAQLMRDGSNVMYRLPGGIVARIGRRGTADTARREVETATWLADQGIPTVKVVEGVRQLVVVAERPVTWWHLLPPHRPATPAELATVLKAVHSLNVPARPELPLHNPFADIAPRIHTATSINADDRDWLLHRLDQLQADYRQLETAQGQFVLHGDAWQGNVAVPENGQPILLDLEAFSIGPKQWDLVQIAVDYTDFARLTDADYKAFLTAYGDDDITQTPEFRTFADIQELRWVAFAASKATSNPNAAHETRHRIACLRGEEARPWTWSAL; this is encoded by the coding sequence CCTGGGACGTACTCGGAGCCGCGGCTACCGAAGCCGGGATCGAGAGCGAGGGCGCGCAACTCATGCGCGACGGCTCCAACGTGATGTACCGCCTCCCTGGGGGCATAGTCGCCAGGATCGGCCGCCGCGGCACCGCAGACACTGCGCGCCGAGAAGTCGAGACAGCCACTTGGCTGGCCGACCAAGGCATCCCCACAGTCAAGGTCGTCGAGGGCGTGCGGCAGCTCGTTGTCGTCGCCGAGCGACCCGTCACCTGGTGGCACCTACTCCCGCCGCACCGCCCGGCCACCCCCGCAGAACTCGCCACCGTACTCAAAGCCGTCCACAGCCTGAACGTCCCAGCCCGCCCAGAACTCCCGCTACACAACCCGTTCGCCGACATCGCACCTCGCATCCACACAGCGACCAGCATCAACGCCGACGACCGCGACTGGCTCCTGCACCGGCTCGACCAACTCCAAGCCGACTACCGCCAACTCGAAACGGCCCAAGGCCAGTTCGTCCTGCACGGAGACGCCTGGCAAGGCAACGTCGCCGTCCCCGAGAACGGCCAGCCGATCCTGCTCGACCTCGAAGCATTCTCGATCGGCCCCAAACAGTGGGACCTCGTGCAAATCGCCGTCGACTACACCGACTTCGCCCGCCTCACCGACGCCGACTACAAGGCCTTCCTCACCGCCTACGGCGACGACGACATCACTCAAACCCCCGAATTCCGCACCTTCGCTGACATCCAGGAACTGCGCTGGGTCGCCTTCGCCGCCAGCAAAGCCACCAGTAACCCCAACGCTGCCCACGAGACCCGCCACCGAATCGCCTGCCTTCGAGGTGAAGAGGCACGACCGTGGACCTGGTCGGCACTCTGA
- a CDS encoding sugar phosphate isomerase/epimerase family protein yields the protein MASVRNRTCCTGSGRSHGIVICPEIHAPTPIRHEVVDGYLAFLERTGTKNFGLLIDTGIFQRAPVTAKHEGLSEEAQEAGWRRPLAVPMADLAEILPHVVFIQAKFFDIDADLVDATIPWREILTTLDGHGWSGWLSSEYEGDRAPYRSLEQVRRQHALLRSIEAELRD from the coding sequence GTGGCATCCGTCAGAAACCGGACGTGCTGTACAGGGTCAGGGCGCAGTCACGGCATCGTCATCTGCCCGGAGATCCACGCGCCGACGCCCATCCGGCACGAGGTCGTCGACGGCTACCTCGCCTTCCTCGAACGCACCGGCACCAAGAACTTCGGCCTGCTCATCGACACCGGGATCTTCCAGCGCGCCCCGGTGACCGCCAAGCACGAAGGACTGTCCGAAGAGGCGCAGGAAGCGGGCTGGCGGCGCCCGCTCGCCGTGCCGATGGCCGACCTCGCCGAGATCCTCCCGCACGTCGTGTTCATCCAGGCCAAGTTCTTCGACATCGATGCCGACCTGGTGGACGCGACCATCCCGTGGCGGGAGATCCTGACGACGCTCGACGGGCACGGCTGGAGCGGCTGGCTGTCCAGCGAGTACGAGGGCGACCGCGCGCCCTACCGCTCGCTGGAACAGGTGCGCCGCCAGCACGCGCTCCTGCGCTCGATCGAGGCGGAGCTCCGGGACTGA
- a CDS encoding NAD(P)/FAD-dependent oxidoreductase codes for MSRTVVVIGGGYGGASVAKALEEEADVVLVDPRDAFVNVAGSLRAVAQPDWAGNMFFPFDTMLTRATVIRDRAVSVDAEGVTLASGRRVAADYLVLATGSRYAYPAHPAADSVDEALNDFRRTHKELAGSDRVLILGAGPVGLELAGEIKEVWPDKQVTVVAPAEELLPGFQPEVRADLQRQLAELGVDVRLGTGLVAPPSNRPGETGTFTVATTGGDRITADIWFRAFGTNVNSDYLADSKLTTRTPDGAVRVTDTLNVAGYDHVYAVGDITDVPEAKMAGYAMQHAEVVAKNITAQLRGGRPTETYRPLPFPMILLPLGSGGGVGQLPSPDGPSVVTADIVRQYKGADLFTGRFTEQFGPTAG; via the coding sequence ATGAGTCGGACCGTCGTCGTCATCGGTGGCGGATACGGGGGCGCCTCGGTCGCCAAGGCGCTCGAAGAGGAGGCCGACGTCGTGTTGGTCGACCCACGGGACGCGTTCGTCAACGTCGCCGGGTCGTTGCGGGCGGTGGCTCAGCCAGACTGGGCGGGCAACATGTTCTTCCCCTTCGACACGATGCTCACCCGGGCCACGGTGATCCGGGACCGCGCGGTCTCGGTCGACGCGGAGGGTGTCACCCTGGCCTCGGGCCGCCGGGTCGCGGCGGACTACCTGGTCCTGGCCACCGGTTCCCGCTACGCCTACCCCGCCCACCCCGCCGCGGACTCCGTCGACGAGGCGTTGAACGACTTCCGCCGGACCCACAAGGAACTGGCGGGCTCGGACCGGGTGCTCATCCTGGGCGCCGGACCGGTCGGCCTGGAACTGGCCGGGGAGATCAAGGAGGTCTGGCCGGACAAGCAGGTGACCGTCGTCGCCCCGGCCGAGGAGCTCCTGCCCGGTTTCCAGCCGGAGGTGCGGGCCGATCTGCAGCGCCAGCTCGCCGAACTGGGCGTCGACGTGCGGCTGGGCACCGGCCTGGTGGCGCCGCCGTCGAACCGGCCCGGCGAGACCGGAACCTTCACGGTCGCCACCACCGGCGGTGACCGGATCACCGCCGACATCTGGTTCCGCGCGTTCGGCACGAACGTCAACAGCGACTACCTCGCCGACAGCAAGCTGACCACCCGCACGCCGGACGGCGCGGTCCGGGTCACCGACACCCTCAACGTGGCCGGGTACGACCACGTCTACGCCGTCGGCGACATCACCGACGTGCCCGAGGCCAAGATGGCCGGGTACGCGATGCAGCACGCGGAGGTGGTGGCGAAGAACATCACCGCCCAGCTGCGTGGCGGTCGGCCCACCGAGACCTACCGGCCACTCCCCTTCCCGATGATCCTGCTCCCGCTCGGATCGGGCGGCGGAGTCGGTCAGCTGCCCTCCCCGGACGGCCCTTCGGTCGTCACGGCCGACATCGTCCGGCAGTACAAGGGCGCCGACCTGTTCACCGGCCGCTTCACCGAGCAGTTCGGCCCCACCGCCGGCTGA
- a CDS encoding response regulator transcription factor, whose protein sequence is MAGECEGASTPALAAAARPLPLTDREREIVSLAARGLSNRQIADRLVVSVRTVEGHLYRASAKLGTTNRSEYAGLLGIHPRRPPAADRGE, encoded by the coding sequence CTGGCCGGCGAATGCGAAGGCGCCAGCACGCCTGCCCTGGCCGCGGCGGCACGGCCGCTGCCCCTGACCGACCGCGAACGGGAGATCGTCAGTCTGGCCGCCCGTGGCCTGTCCAACCGCCAGATCGCGGACCGTTTGGTGGTTTCCGTGCGCACGGTCGAAGGCCACCTGTACCGCGCGTCCGCCAAACTCGGCACCACCAACCGCTCCGAGTACGCCGGCCTGCTCGGCATCCACCCGAGGCGACCGCCGGCGGCTGACCGAGGCGAATGA
- a CDS encoding AAA family ATPase, with translation MATGWPLVGRADELRFVATALRSRSGPRGVVLAGAAGVGKTRLAGEALVEAGQRGMTVRRAIATASSRPLPLGAFGGLLGELGDLGREPAQLLPRAAAALLAGAGRAGVVIGVDDAHLLDELSATVIHQLVLRRAATVLVTVRTGEPAPDAVTALWKDRDLDRLEVQPLSEREVTTLLESVLGGHVEQASVSRLWAMCQGNVLYLRQLVDGAVENGALRVERGVWRLAEPPRVTPGLVELVAARVGALPAAVREVVDVLAVNEPLGVGLLTGLTEPDAVEDAENRGIVRVDTDGRRVQARLAHPLYGEVRRAAMGRLRARRLRSRIATALSNTGARRADDVLRRAVLMLDSDLDRDPGLLVAAAERASYLDDLPLALRLGRAAVVAGGGFPAQAIVANSTAFLGPADEADAELAVLTRLAGSDAELVRAAVNRATFLTWMLARVDQAEAVLDEAAARVVTAGERMPLVALRAVIDGQLGRPDRAEQAALSVLRSGGATEDAVLMACCGLVAALAVTGRADQMGPHVARGVEAAARSTERAEFRLPLVALQITDLRLAGHLGDAARIAADCRAQVKDVPIGAQIGCYLVGESELALGRVATAARWLREGRAGIERFGDARGWRYATLIALTRALAVSGDVEGAHEALADLGRHRHPGLAFLDPEMVLARAWVTAVDGASSSLTRLRSWPTAAASSLTSSWRCTRPRGSATARWPAGSPRWPARCTVRSRRPSPRTPQLSPPTTATRCSRRPPRWKRSATCSLPLTPPRKRRPATSPRGAAPPGTPRPRGHTHWPANAKAPARLPWPRRHGRCP, from the coding sequence GTGGCAACGGGATGGCCGTTGGTCGGACGAGCCGACGAGCTCCGCTTCGTGGCCACGGCTCTGCGCTCGCGCTCGGGTCCGCGGGGCGTGGTGCTGGCCGGTGCCGCGGGAGTGGGCAAGACCCGGTTGGCCGGCGAGGCGCTGGTTGAGGCCGGGCAGCGGGGGATGACGGTCCGGCGGGCCATCGCGACCGCGTCGTCGCGGCCGTTGCCGCTCGGGGCGTTCGGCGGGTTGCTGGGCGAGCTCGGCGACCTCGGGCGCGAACCGGCGCAGCTGCTGCCCCGCGCCGCCGCCGCGCTGCTGGCGGGCGCTGGCCGGGCCGGTGTGGTCATCGGTGTCGACGACGCCCACCTGCTGGACGAGCTTTCCGCCACCGTGATCCACCAGCTGGTGCTGCGACGGGCCGCCACGGTGCTGGTCACCGTGCGCACGGGCGAGCCGGCGCCGGACGCCGTGACGGCGTTGTGGAAGGACCGCGACCTCGACCGGCTCGAGGTTCAGCCCCTGTCCGAGCGGGAGGTCACCACGCTGTTGGAGTCCGTGCTCGGCGGGCACGTCGAGCAGGCCTCGGTCAGCCGGCTGTGGGCGATGTGCCAGGGCAACGTGCTCTACCTCCGGCAGCTCGTCGACGGCGCGGTCGAGAACGGCGCGTTGCGCGTCGAACGAGGGGTGTGGCGTCTGGCCGAGCCCCCGCGGGTCACCCCCGGATTGGTCGAGCTGGTCGCGGCTCGCGTGGGGGCGTTGCCGGCGGCGGTGCGCGAGGTGGTGGATGTGCTGGCCGTGAACGAGCCGCTGGGCGTCGGCCTGCTGACCGGGCTGACCGAACCGGACGCGGTGGAGGATGCCGAGAACCGCGGCATCGTCCGGGTCGACACGGACGGCCGGCGCGTGCAGGCCCGGCTGGCGCACCCGCTGTACGGCGAGGTGCGGCGGGCCGCGATGGGACGGCTGCGCGCACGCCGTCTGCGCAGCCGGATCGCGACGGCGTTGTCGAACACCGGTGCTCGCCGGGCCGACGACGTCCTGCGCCGGGCGGTGCTGATGCTCGACTCCGATCTGGACAGAGACCCGGGCCTGCTCGTGGCCGCTGCCGAGCGGGCTTCGTACCTGGACGACCTGCCGCTGGCGCTGCGGCTCGGCCGGGCGGCGGTGGTGGCGGGTGGCGGTTTCCCGGCGCAGGCCATCGTCGCCAACTCGACCGCTTTCCTCGGCCCGGCGGACGAGGCCGACGCCGAATTGGCCGTCCTGACGCGGCTCGCGGGCAGCGACGCCGAGCTGGTGCGGGCAGCGGTGAACCGGGCCACGTTCCTCACCTGGATGCTCGCTCGCGTGGATCAGGCTGAGGCCGTCCTCGACGAAGCGGCGGCGCGGGTGGTGACGGCCGGGGAACGGATGCCGCTCGTCGCCCTGCGGGCCGTGATCGACGGTCAGCTGGGGCGGCCGGACCGAGCCGAACAGGCCGCACTGAGCGTGTTGCGGTCCGGTGGTGCGACGGAGGACGCGGTCCTGATGGCGTGCTGCGGGTTGGTGGCGGCGCTGGCCGTGACGGGCCGGGCCGATCAGATGGGCCCGCACGTCGCCCGCGGGGTCGAGGCGGCCGCCCGGTCGACCGAGCGCGCCGAGTTCCGGCTACCGCTCGTCGCGTTGCAGATCACCGACCTGCGCCTGGCAGGCCACCTCGGCGACGCCGCCCGGATCGCTGCCGACTGCCGGGCGCAGGTCAAGGACGTCCCGATCGGCGCCCAGATCGGCTGCTACCTGGTGGGCGAGTCCGAGCTCGCCCTGGGCCGGGTGGCGACGGCGGCGCGCTGGCTGCGGGAGGGACGCGCGGGTATCGAGCGGTTCGGCGACGCCCGCGGCTGGCGGTACGCCACGCTCATCGCGTTGACCCGGGCTCTGGCGGTGAGCGGTGACGTCGAAGGCGCGCACGAGGCGCTGGCCGACCTGGGCAGGCACCGGCATCCCGGGCTCGCCTTCCTCGATCCCGAGATGGTTCTCGCGCGCGCCTGGGTCACCGCGGTCGACGGGGCGTCGAGCTCGCTCACGAGGCTGCGGAGCTGGCCGACGGCCGCGGCCAGTTCGCTCACGTCGTCCTGGCGCTGCACACGGCCGCGCGGTTCGGCGACCGCTCGGTGGCCGGCCGGCTCGCCGCGCTGGCCGGCCAGGTGCACAGTCCGCTCGCGCCGGCCGTCGCCGCGCACGCCGCAGCTCTCGCCGCCGACGACGGCGACGCGTTGCTCGCGGCGTCCTCCGCGCTGGAAGAGATCGGCGACGTGCTCGCTGCCGCTGACGCCGCCGCGCAAGCGGCGGCCGGCCACCTCGCCAAGGGGCGCCGCACCGCCGGGCACGCCGCGGCCGCGCGGGCACACGCACTGGCCGGCGAATGCGAAGGCGCCAGCACGCCTGCCCTGGCCGCGGCGGCACGGCCGCTGCCCCTGA
- a CDS encoding biotin/lipoyl-containing protein: protein MTDIAFPHISDNEPDAEGVLATWFAADGDQVGEGDLIAEVAVDKVDVEVPAPAAGVLRLLVEEGEVVKQGAVIARIE, encoded by the coding sequence ATGACCGATATCGCCTTCCCCCACATCTCCGACAACGAGCCCGACGCCGAGGGCGTGCTCGCGACGTGGTTCGCCGCCGACGGCGATCAGGTCGGCGAGGGCGACCTGATCGCGGAGGTCGCGGTCGACAAGGTGGACGTGGAGGTGCCCGCCCCGGCCGCGGGTGTGCTGCGGCTGCTCGTCGAGGAGGGGGAGGTGGTCAAGCAGGGCGCGGTGATCGCCCGGATCGAGTAG
- a CDS encoding alpha-ketoacid dehydrogenase subunit beta codes for MTLTDASASSSAPAHRKLSTAKAMVEAIAQEMERDEDVFVLGEDVGAYGGIFSSTTGLLDKFGPRRVMDTPISETAFIGAAIGAAVEGMRPVVELMFVDFFGVCMDQIYNHMAKIHFESGGNVTVPMVLTAAVGGGYSDGAQHSQCLWGTFAHLPGMKVVAPSNPADAKGLMTAAIRDDNPVVYLFHKGVMGLPWMAKNRRSIGPVPEGDHVVPIGKANVVRPGSDVTIVTLSLSVHHALDVAEELAPRGIDCEVVDLRSVVPLDTDTVLESVGRTGRLLVVDEDYLSFGLSGEVIARVAERDPGLLRAPAARVAVPDVPIPYARPLEYAVLPTPDRIRRAVLGLVSA; via the coding sequence ATGACGCTCACGGATGCCTCGGCATCGTCCTCCGCACCCGCACACCGCAAGCTCAGCACCGCCAAGGCCATGGTCGAGGCCATCGCGCAGGAGATGGAGCGCGACGAGGACGTCTTCGTGCTCGGCGAGGACGTCGGCGCCTACGGCGGCATCTTCAGCTCCACCACCGGCCTGCTCGACAAGTTCGGGCCGCGGCGCGTGATGGACACGCCCATTTCGGAGACCGCGTTCATCGGCGCGGCCATCGGCGCCGCGGTGGAGGGCATGCGGCCGGTCGTGGAGCTGATGTTCGTCGACTTCTTCGGCGTGTGCATGGACCAGATCTACAACCACATGGCGAAGATCCACTTCGAGTCGGGCGGCAACGTCACCGTGCCGATGGTGCTGACCGCCGCGGTGGGCGGCGGGTATTCGGACGGCGCGCAGCACTCGCAGTGCCTGTGGGGCACCTTCGCGCACCTGCCCGGGATGAAGGTGGTCGCGCCCAGCAACCCGGCCGACGCCAAGGGCCTGATGACCGCCGCGATCCGTGACGACAACCCGGTGGTGTACCTGTTCCACAAGGGCGTGATGGGCCTGCCGTGGATGGCCAAGAACCGCCGGTCGATCGGGCCGGTGCCCGAGGGCGACCACGTGGTGCCGATCGGGAAGGCGAACGTCGTGCGGCCGGGCAGCGACGTCACGATCGTGACGCTGTCCTTGTCGGTGCACCACGCGCTGGACGTGGCCGAGGAGCTCGCGCCGCGGGGGATCGACTGCGAGGTCGTGGACCTGCGCAGCGTGGTGCCGCTGGACACCGACACGGTCCTGGAGTCGGTGGGCCGCACCGGCAGGCTGCTCGTCGTCGACGAGGACTACCTGTCGTTCGGGCTGTCCGGGGAGGTCATCGCCCGCGTCGCCGAGCGCGACCCGGGTCTGCTGCGCGCTCCGGCCGCCCGGGTGGCCGTGCCCGATGTCCCGATCCCGTACGCCCGCCCGCTGGAGTACGCCGTGCTGCCGACGCCGGACCGGATCCGCCGGGCTGTTCTCGGCCTGGTGAGCGCATGA
- a CDS encoding thiamine pyrophosphate-dependent dehydrogenase E1 component subunit alpha — MEPEDRLGLYRMMVLIRTYEETILREYHADKKPVFDIGAGLIPGEMHLSAGQEPVAAGVCAHLSADDAVTATHRPHHFAIAHGVDLEKMTAEIFGRVDGLGRGRGGHMHLFDPATHFSCSGIIAEGYPPAVGQALAFQRRGTDRVAVAVTGEGAANQGAFHEALNLAALWKLPVVFVVEDNDWGISVPRSASTCVTSNAVRAAGYGIPGHRVEDNSVEAVHEVAGEAVARARAGDGPSLIEVHTLRLWGHFEGDAQGYRSDLEGVPGRDPLPTYEKELLAAGMLDDAAVSSIAAQARDRVEAAVAFAKRSPEPDPDTALDFVFAQA; from the coding sequence ATGGAACCGGAGGACAGGCTGGGCCTGTACCGCATGATGGTCCTGATCCGCACCTACGAGGAGACGATCCTCCGCGAGTACCACGCGGACAAGAAACCCGTGTTCGACATCGGCGCCGGGCTCATCCCGGGCGAGATGCACCTCTCCGCCGGGCAGGAACCGGTCGCCGCCGGGGTGTGCGCGCACCTGAGCGCCGACGACGCCGTCACAGCCACCCACCGGCCCCACCACTTCGCCATCGCGCACGGGGTGGACCTGGAGAAGATGACGGCCGAGATCTTCGGCCGGGTGGACGGTCTCGGCCGGGGCCGTGGCGGGCACATGCACCTGTTCGACCCCGCGACGCACTTCTCGTGCTCGGGCATCATCGCCGAGGGTTATCCGCCCGCGGTGGGGCAGGCTCTGGCGTTCCAGCGGCGCGGCACCGACCGGGTCGCGGTCGCCGTCACCGGTGAGGGCGCGGCGAACCAGGGCGCGTTCCACGAAGCGCTCAACCTGGCGGCGCTGTGGAAGCTGCCGGTGGTGTTCGTGGTGGAGGACAACGACTGGGGCATCTCGGTCCCGCGCAGCGCTTCGACGTGCGTGACGTCGAACGCCGTGCGGGCCGCCGGCTACGGCATTCCCGGTCACCGGGTCGAGGACAACTCGGTGGAGGCGGTGCACGAAGTCGCGGGCGAAGCGGTGGCGAGGGCGCGCGCCGGCGACGGGCCGAGCCTGATCGAGGTGCACACGCTGCGGCTGTGGGGGCACTTCGAGGGCGACGCGCAGGGCTACCGGTCCGATCTGGAGGGTGTGCCGGGCCGCGATCCGCTGCCCACCTACGAGAAGGAGCTGCTCGCCGCGGGCATGCTGGACGACGCCGCGGTGTCGTCGATCGCCGCGCAGGCCCGTGACCGCGTCGAGGCTGCGGTCGCGTTCGCCAAGCGCAGCCCCGAGCCCGACCCGGACACCGCGCTGGACTTCGTGTTCGCGCAGGCCTGA
- a CDS encoding IclR family transcriptional regulator, with protein sequence MAAGPTLIGSVQRALHLLDAVGASERPVTAKALARGVGLPLPTTYHLLRTLLHEGYLRKLDDGYVLGEQVGALRKHNSLHALLPKIRPVLRALRDEVRGAAYLSLYSGGEIKLIDIVDAPELPAVDLWVGVQEAAHATAFGKCILSCLDPEARRDHLSRYRLADLTPHTITDTRVLEQRLAEGGAVFNDREEYLLGTACLATPVRAPGVVGAVAISLPARRLPAVEPVSLERASRRVSRAFALLS encoded by the coding sequence ATGGCTGCTGGACCGACACTGATCGGCTCCGTACAGCGGGCACTGCACCTGCTCGACGCGGTCGGCGCGAGCGAACGGCCGGTCACGGCCAAGGCGCTGGCCCGCGGTGTCGGTCTCCCCCTGCCGACGACCTACCACCTGCTGCGCACCCTGCTGCACGAGGGTTATCTCCGCAAGCTCGATGACGGCTACGTGCTCGGCGAGCAGGTCGGCGCGCTGCGCAAGCACAACTCGCTGCACGCGTTGCTGCCCAAGATCCGGCCGGTGCTGCGCGCGCTGCGGGACGAGGTCCGTGGCGCGGCCTACCTGTCGCTGTACTCCGGCGGCGAGATCAAGCTGATCGACATCGTCGACGCTCCCGAGCTGCCCGCGGTGGACCTGTGGGTGGGCGTGCAGGAGGCGGCGCACGCCACCGCGTTCGGCAAGTGCATCCTGTCGTGCCTGGACCCCGAGGCGCGGCGCGACCACCTCTCGCGGTACCGGCTCGCCGACCTCACCCCGCACACCATCACCGACACGCGAGTGCTGGAGCAGCGGCTGGCCGAGGGCGGCGCGGTCTTCAACGACCGCGAGGAGTACCTGCTGGGCACGGCCTGCCTGGCCACCCCGGTGCGCGCGCCCGGGGTGGTCGGTGCGGTGGCGATCTCGCTGCCGGCGCGCCGGCTGCCGGCGGTGGAGCCGGTGTCCCTGGAGCGGGCGTCGCGGCGGGTGTCCCGTGCCTTCGCGCTGCTGTCCTGA
- a CDS encoding IclR family transcriptional regulator, translating into MAEAVPEGNGTRETVTAVLRACQLLGQFGPDRPVITLAELTAASGLNKPTVHRLMSSFVEAGWVHRDHAGAYRIQMPVFTIGAAALAEFDLRESARPVLEELAGRFGDTAFLMVPADAGAVCIDRVEGGKPLVLAAIGIGAVLPYHAAAAPVAMAAFDPELRARVLDGPLPAFTATTHSDRDELAAYLDQVRAEGVSFSRDDYLDGVSAVAAPVLGANDSLVATLSLGGRSEDFTGTEGEARAAAVRDAAAALSRLVTAARI; encoded by the coding sequence GTGGCCGAAGCGGTGCCCGAGGGCAACGGGACCCGGGAGACCGTCACCGCGGTCCTGCGGGCGTGCCAGCTGCTCGGCCAGTTCGGCCCGGACCGGCCGGTGATCACGCTCGCCGAGCTGACCGCGGCGAGCGGGCTGAACAAGCCGACGGTGCACCGGCTGATGAGCTCGTTCGTCGAGGCCGGGTGGGTGCATCGCGACCACGCCGGGGCCTACCGAATCCAGATGCCGGTGTTCACGATCGGCGCGGCCGCGCTCGCCGAGTTCGACCTGCGCGAGTCGGCGCGGCCGGTGCTGGAGGAGCTGGCGGGGCGCTTCGGGGACACCGCGTTCCTGATGGTTCCCGCCGACGCCGGCGCCGTGTGCATCGACCGGGTCGAGGGTGGCAAGCCGCTGGTGCTGGCCGCGATCGGGATCGGCGCGGTGCTGCCCTACCACGCGGCGGCGGCGCCGGTGGCGATGGCGGCGTTCGACCCGGAACTGCGGGCCCGCGTCCTGGACGGGCCGCTGCCCGCCTTCACCGCGACGACGCATTCCGACCGAGACGAGCTGGCGGCCTACCTCGACCAGGTGCGGGCCGAGGGCGTGTCGTTCAGCCGGGACGACTACCTGGACGGGGTGTCCGCGGTGGCCGCCCCGGTCCTGGGCGCGAACGACTCGCTGGTGGCGACCCTCAGCCTCGGCGGCCGGAGCGAGGACTTCACCGGCACCGAGGGCGAGGCGCGAGCCGCCGCCGTGCGCGATGCCGCGGCGGCCTTGAGCCGCCTGGTGACCGCAGCGCGAATCTGA